The Liolophura sinensis isolate JHLJ2023 chromosome 6, CUHK_Ljap_v2, whole genome shotgun sequence genomic sequence ATCCATCCCGATTTGTCACAGGTGTTATCAGAGGGAGTGGGAACCTGCAGGGGGGCAATCAGTGCTAATCCCTATACCTATTTAGTGTTTGCACCTGAATCAACTCCTCGTTCTTAACCTCTGCTAGTCCATACAGGTAAGAGCGTTAAAGGAGTCTGGTATGCATGGGCGCGTTAAAAGGGTCATAGAAATGAGCAACACGGGGCCCGCTTTTGTACCTTTGTCATAGAAAACACCTGAACAGATCTTCATGTAGTAAAGATAAGTTCTCTCCGGCAGCATCTGTACAGACTTATCACCCTCACCATACCTCAACGCATAACTTAGTACATTAAGCTACCTGTCACCTACTATACACTAATCTATAGCACAATCTCTAAAGAAATAATGATACAGAACTGATAATTTTGATAAAGAATGTTAGTTCGGAAACAGGTGTTACTGTAGGCCATATGTTGTAgactttttttctgttctgaCAGTGAGTCATGCTGACGATTAACTATTGACAGCTGCCCCACGCTCCTGTGCTCAGGCAGAGTAGGGATGATACCGGAGGGAGATATCTTACCTTGACGAGACTGTAACCGCTCAGCTAAGGCTCGGTGAAGCTCGTCTATGTACTTCACAGCTTCTTCTATCACAGTAACCTGAGAAGTCAAGATAATTAAGTGTTCGTAAGAAGTCAAGATAATTAAGTATTGTTAAGGGAGGGAGGGAAGGCAGACGAATAAAAAGAGCCAATCACATGCTGTAACTTGTAAATCGAGTCATTGTCAAAAGCCTGAGACAAGCATGCGTGACAAAATTAGACCAATACTTTTTAATGTGCGGTGAAAGGCttaaataatgtacataccttTGAGACGGATTTTTTCTGTGCTACAGCAGGGACCATGGCCCTGAGTTTGGCGTACTCCCTTTGTCGGATCCTTTTGAGGTGAAGTCTCAGATGCTGGCGAGCAGCGATCTGGTTGGTGGAAGTGCCGTACTGACCGCATCTTCGGCTGTTGGAAAGTTTCTGCATCTGTCAAAAGAGAACAAACGAACGTCAGACTTTTATCCTGATCGATATCAGTTCATCAAAAGGATGAACTGACCTCCAGAAATCAGCGCTTTTGGTTACAACTTATCTCAGATGAAGTCTTCACTGACCAAAAAACTCACCTTGACGAAAATTAGTGACAGATAGTCTGAGGTAAATAAATCCGAACAGTTAGTCCAGGTTAATCCAGCTGATGTCTGCGGAAGAGACTGCTCAAAGGCAATGTGACATCCACGGCTCATCCGTCGCTTTTATACCGCTCATACCACGTGACCTCTCCGGCGGCCGAGGTCAGCGATTGGCTGTCAGTCTGCTCACACCAGCTGTTGCACTGTGGGTTTGTCACCTCCGTTCCCACGGCCTAGACGGGCCCCGGCATTGATACCTGTGCCCGTGATTGCAGGTGGGCCCAGTTATGCCCGGGCCTGTGTCAATACCGCGCCATGCTCGCCATCTGGGCTGTACAAGGCCTCGAGCTTCAGACACGGACAGGCAAAATTTCTGCATTTAAATTCAGTTCGACCTAACAATCGTAAAAGGAGTTTCCTAATATATCTCCTTTCACATAAGTCAGACGACAAGGATAATCTGGCGGTAATTTGTTCTCGACTCGTGGGAACGTAACTCTGAGGTCAGATTGAACGGGGACAAGGAACATGACACTTGCAGCAAACATATTTGTGGTTACAGTATACAGCTTTGATGTCAACCTTCCGCATTCAGACGTATTTCtgtcataaatgtgaaaaactaTCCAGTCCCACCATATGCGTACAAACTATGCACACGACTACTAGAAAACTGTTTAAATCCGTTTTACATATATGGAGGATTCTTTTATACAACTCACATGACATGAATTGTTTATCCTTATGAAAGGGTATTACTTATAATGCTGATTTTTTTCGCACTTGTTTATCTGGGTTTATTACTCTGATATTAGGTTCCCTGAATGTTCTGATTCgattcagttttgtttatttattcgcaCTAAAACTACTTCTTGTGGCATAATAAAATCCATAGTCTGCTAACAATAATATGGCAGGGACAAGGACGACACAGCTGAACAATCAATGTAAGTAAAGGACGTCAGCTTGCCGAATGAATTTTCTTAAATtcgtttatttatgtatttatttatttgattggtgttttacgccgtactcatgcgATGGTGTCCAGGAAAATTgcgggaggaaactgtgcagagtcctttggaaacccacgaacattcGCAGGTTTCTTTCCCTAAACTGTTCGGTTTTTCCTTGCCAttgacagatatacatgtactttaattttaactgtttaaaCTTTGAACATTCCACTGAAAACGGTACTCATAGCCATATTTGATTCCTGCTCTGACATGTACGTCCCTAAGACTCTCTTCCAGTCTTCTCTTACAATAAGCCAGATTAAGAATAAAGGAGAAAGTATGACTGCCCAGTCAAATAGACTAGCTGGTTACCAGGACACCGTAAAACGGGCGCCACTAATGCGCCACCAATGCGTATCCATGatactgtaaataaaacacaagtaAGTCAGACGAAGGATTTAGATGTTTTTTGAATGCGTACTAGCCTGTTCAAAGCGTTATTGTTGTTTAGGGGTATCAGAAAGCCCGTCTGTGATACCAGGTGTGTCTGGAGCGGGTTAGTCCAGTCTGCCTGTCACCACAACCCTCGCAGTCCGCTGATCGCAGGTTAGATAGACCCGGGGCAATACTTATCCCTACACGATTTATCTCATACTTCCGTCTTAACGGTCAATGTGGACACCACCGTGACGACAGACAGAATCAAGCATTTTGGACTTTAATGAAGTCACAATGTAAACTTTGTTGCATAAAACGTTGTGGTATATTTGTATAAGAAAAAGCGCCCAACATCTTTGTATAAGTTATTTTGTATACCCATTCAACTGAGCGAGTTCATAGTTCTAATGTCTAGTATCATAAGTACAAATACAGAAGTGTAAGGAGACCGATTAGCATTCATTTCACAGTTAGGCTCCCACTTGCTTGGTTTCTTGctttttattaaaatacagTCTCCTGTGCAATGCCAAACATGGGAGACAGTCAAATTTGTTAGAAATAAATATGCAATGAAACCTTGAAAGTATAGGATAACAActtacttatacaacagcagtcacAAAGTAAGCGCCAggaatttggtttatttatttatttatttgattggtgttttacgctataatgaagaatatttcacttataccacggcggagagtattatggtgggcggaaaccgcgcagagcccggtttaaacccacgaccatccgcagtttgctggaagatcttccctcGTATGGCCGAAGAGAATTCAGTTTATAATGTCAGTGAAGCACACTAGACTGTATGTagggtatgtatatatttgaccGTTTCAAAATAACAAACCAACAAATTGTTGTCGAAACCGTAACTGAAAAATCCATACCGTGACAAATATAGGTATATTACAGGTGTTAATTCATGCAAGACTCGAACGTCATTTATATGACATGTGTATCTATTTGTACTGCTGCTTCAGACCATATAATTCTACCTTACGGTACTTTTTAATGCATTCTATGTTGGCGTATCATAAAGTATGGTACAGAAGATAACATCAGCATTAGACATGGACATTTGGCTGTGTTTGATTAACTTCATATATTCACTGAACAGGTATTTACTGTATACAAATTATTGCAGCAGTACCCTTAAGTTATGACAAAGGCTACATGGGTATAATGTGTGAATTGAAGGAGGCAACATGTCTAGTAGCCTAAAATATGTTGGTTTGACTGATTTTCGAAGTTTCATATTGGGGGTAAGGTTCTAGAGGCCATTAGACCAGTTAGGGAATTGTCGTTTATTTTTAATCCATGACAGGGTGGGAGGTGTTTTAGTCTGAGGTCCTGAGGTGTCCCGGGGTTGGGTGGAGCTCTGGTCGCCGAGGCCATTACGGCCGTCTGTCCGGTCAGTACCCGCCATGCACAGACCCATCAGCAAGGTTAATGAGCCGGGTCGTAGGTGGAGTAAGACTAGCTCACGTAATACAGCCTTTCGCTTCTGCCGGCAGCTGAGTACCGATGACATCACCTGTCAGAGATCTCAGGCGATAGCATGGTCAGCTAACTGCCCTCTGTCTGACCAGCTTATATGATACCTGGACAAAAACACGCAATTACACAATCAACAACAGTTTACCTTTCAAATTAAAGCGAGCCTGGCCCTGTTACCTTTGTGTCTGAGTATTAATAGCATCATCATGAACAGCTCTGGGTTTGACATGCCACCAACCCAAGGTTTGGCCTTTTTGGCGG encodes the following:
- the LOC135467374 gene encoding uncharacterized protein LOC135467374 codes for the protein MSRGCHIAFEQSLPQTSAGLTWTNCSDLFTSDYLSLIFVKMQKLSNSRRCGQYGTSTNQIAARQHLRLHLKRIRQREYAKLRAMVPAVAQKKSVSKVTVIEEAVKYIDELHRALAERLQSRQGFQNEEINEHNVKFLVQHMMAQQMSLQANNNNNTRFYEVSRKQPSWTYTVHDDSSRKS